The genomic interval cacacacactggcttgGCAAAGAGTTTGAACAGTAACCTGATCAAGCAACCGCAGAAACCAAAGCAATCAGGAATCAAAGCAAATCCAGCATGCGTACAgtatgtgcgtgtgcgtgcatgtgccGCACAAATGTGAGCGCATGCGgatgggcgtgtgtgtgtgtgtgtagtgaggAGAGCGAGCAGGCCAGAGATAAATGGAAGCAGAGTTCGGTGGAAACCACTTTTCCCTCCATAAAGCGGAGGAGCGCATGCCTCTGATGTGCCCTaccagagaggaaagagggcCTTTCATTCAGCGAGAGGAgatctgtctcttctcctcttgCCCCTCATTTCCCCCCTCTCATCCCCCGTCTGCACTCCTAGAGAGCATCTGAAGCCcattctctctcccctctcttcccctctccatCACCCGCAAATATAACAacgtctctctccctccccctctctatctctctctctccgcgACAAGACGAAAGGCTTTTTGCTCCTAATTGTACCCAGCCGTCACGGAGACGAAAGAGGTGAGGAGATctggaaaggagaggagaggaggagggaggaaagaggagaagagaggagaggaggaaggagaaggggCAGGGAAGAGGAATCGAGGcaggagggaagaaaggaagaaatgaaagaTGTGTTTGTTCAGTACCACAGGCTGACACATCTCTCTTATCTCTTGCCCAGTCAAACCATATGCCCCGAGGCcacagggggagggaggggggagaaagaTGAGGTGTAAGTGTGCgagcaggggggaggaggaggaggccggGGGGGTTGATTAAAATACAGCTCCACTGGACGCAgcaaaaaaatcataaaagagGCACATGCCATGCGTACTGTAGGTAAGAGTTATTCAAGGTCAGCCAGAGATGACGAGAGAGAAATCTATAGATGAATAGAAATGAAAGCATGACGAGCGCACAGTGAACAGATACATGGCGAGGCACTGACTTGAAGGGGTGGGCTTCTTGCCTTGACACGCGGCCTTCGTCTCGATCCCCTCCCCTGCGGCTTTCCCAGTCGGCCCGTTGACCACACACGCCGCCTGGCACGGCCCGGACGCCAACGCCACACGACACTGAGCCGCCGTCAAAGCCGTCAGACAGTCCAGCAGCAGGAGCCATCGGGCCTGGCTGTATAAAAGgggaagaagaagcagcagaggaagaaaaacaaaacagatttgatTACACACAGGCGTCCACACTCTGGAAATAAAAGTGGACACAAATTGCGACTGTCAAACACCATTTTCACTGCTACTGTATTTAGGGAAAAGTTTTGTTTGGTTAGTTTTGTGTTACAAGCTGAAGCCTAAAGCCTGCCAAGACATTAACATATAGCTGAGGTTTGATTTGTTAAGTTGAATAGTGAGTTTAATGTACACAGTAGTATCCTGACTGGGTGACTGGGGCGCTGcatttccatgtgtgtgtgtgactggtcCCACATGTTCAACTCCTGCTGAACCATGCGTCCGATTCCCCCTGTTTATTGACTGGAAACTGATACCTTTAAGGGCTTCATTCATGCTACATTACGTGAGGTAAATTCAATAGCCCAGGCATCATGGTTTTGGTCATTCACCTTCTTGCCCTGGGTGATTTTTACATGTTAGATGTCTGCCCCTCACAGAAGCCATTGTGTTTCCCGGCGCTTGGCCGCACAGCCTCATTTCTCAACACCACCTCCAGCTCAGGCCTGCTATACGTGCCCAGAGGGCCGGTGaagttggttttattttattcagtgtgaGTTTTACGCGCTTTTAAGAGGCAGCAGAAATTTATGCGGGTGGGGATTTTATCTGCTAGATTCCAATGTGTGACTCCACATTACTGGCGCACCATTAAATGTAAAGTCCTGGAAAGTACGCTGCCTCTAGGAATAgatccaagtgtgtgtgtgtgtgtgtgtgtgtgtgtgtgtgtgtgtgtgtgtgtgtgtgtttaagtcaGTATCTGCAGCTGATGGTGTGGATTTACGGCATGCCTCACGAGTATACTTCCGAcccatcacacaaacacacacacaaacatgcacacatacacacacacacccctgggTGCGGAAGGTGCGCTCTTTATCACTGTGACATTTCCATTTAACACGCAGCCCAAGAGCTCTTACATTCACATCCATGTTTCCTGTGCCCCATGCTGCGGCACAATACCAACCACTTAACATTTAGCAATGGCAGATCAGCCCCCAGAAATTCTTCCACTTCCCAACGCTTCCATGGGAAAGCTCATTATTTACCTTTGATTTAGAGCGACAAGAGTTATGGAGGGACTGCGGCCTGTTTACTGAGAAACAAAGGAAGCACGGGCTTACTGCTGGTTTATGGTGCACATTGACCAACAGTTGTATCTGCTCTGAACTTaactgctgagctgcagtgaatGCAAGTTATGAGCAGAGCCAAAtggcatatgtgtgtgtgagtggctcTGAGCCTGGGATGGagaccccccacacacacacacaaaactttcACAAGGTAAATCTAAGAGGCCACAAGATGATTAAAGggataataaagataaaaacacagtaatgtTACATGAAATtagatgtatttatttctggcctttgtcttatttttttgaAAACAGTGTCTAGTGGTGAAATACTGGATACTTTTACTTCTCTGGGCCTCTGAAAACCcatcaaataaaacaatctACCCAGGAAAAACCACTCATGTTCATAACTTATGGCTACACTACAGCCATAACCTGTGATGAGGGGTCACAAGTAGGGCAGCAACtgacttattttcattattaaatacTTTGgtgattaattgtttggtgTATAAAATGCATTAAAGTGGTGCAAATGCCATTGCTATTTCACAGAGCCCATTCTTCAATTGCTAACCTTTACATTTCGAGAGGCAATTTCTTGCttgaaaaacaaccaaatatCAAAGTTGTTGCAACTCATGATTCTGGTCTAGATTCACCTTGATTTGAATTTAGGAGTGAAAAGCCAAAAAGGCTGGGAACCACTCGACTAGGTCACAGTTTGCAATGCATTTAAGAGGCATAATTTTGCAGAGGGGACACATGTCCACTCAAACAGCAGTTCTGTTTAGAGAGGCCTAGGCCTAAAAGCTAGGCTAGTTAGTTAGCATCCTGCATCATGATTTTAAAACCATGAAACAGAATAGGTCTGGTCAGTGCTTGGGGCCCATCTTATCTCTAGGTAGACTCTTTAAGTAGAAAGCATGGGCAGACATACACAGGTTTAGGGTATATTGAATATTAGGATGTTAACCTCTTGACTGAACTCATCTGTCAGCCATCAATCCAGTGAGCAAAGCTCATGAAAAGTATGTTGGACTTCTGTTCGTGACTGTATCTCACCTCTGCCTTAATGTAAACCAGATGTGACGGATGATGACTTTTCTCCACTCCGCTCTTTTCATTTGCTACCGACGGATGCTGACCCGGGGCGTCGTTGGGGCTGCCCGGGGTCCCTGTCGGCCTGCCGCCCCTCTCCACCTcgaggagggagggggtgggagACGCCGAGCTCCAGCGTTTAACGCGGTGATTAATCACACGCAGCGGCGGGCCGTGCTGTGCTGAACACGGCCAATCACCTCCATTAAAGCGGGGCGGGTGGAGGGGGAATGGAGACTCCGGCGGACACAGAGAGTACTTTGTGCCGGGGAAACACAGGTCATTGTCCGCCGCGACGCCCCGGCCCGGTGGGGGAgtggggaggtggtggtggtggtggagaggggGCATGAAGGTGGACTTTGTGCGGGTGTTTTCACAACCTCGTTTCCGAAACCCGCATGTGTGCCACATTTCCTATTTCATATCCTGGTTTGGTTACCAGGATTACAAGggattaaaataataaatcacGGTGTTGACTTTTTCCTCCTACTTTGATCAGACGGACTTCTTCGAGCAGCATAAAAAGTTTGTGAGCAACCTGAAGCTTCTTTTACACATGTCCTCCGTCAAACAGCCAAACTGGCTGATGATTTTTCTACTTGTTCATTGATCTGGGGCAGATCTGTGTCCACAAGTGGTCTCTACCGCCCTCTATAGACTGTCTCACCACACTGTTGCATGTTGACCCAATATACGCTGCAAATACAAGTCAAATTTGTTATGCTTTAAAAGAGAGCTGTGATTCATCAAGAACCAACTCACCCACTGTGTAGCCCACATTACTGTAAGgttattttaaaacagcacaaCTGATGtatcagttttttaaaaaaatgaattactTCCTGAATTATCCAAAAGTTGTTGggtatttttttcaaactgagaGAAAGCCAGTATGGTTTAAGATGCTTCATTTCATTTGATAGGGAGAGATGCATTTTACATAGAGAATTGCACAACAATTATCCAATGTGATGCATTACAGCATTTACAGCTACAGCTGATTTCTGATTCCTGTCTCTACAGGGACCTTTAAGACATGTTTGAGAACCAAAGGGTCAAGACTGATGTAAAAATCACTGGATTTTCTTTAAATGGTGAATGTATGGAACAGTTGTAAAGGGGAACCAATAATGTAAAGCAAATAGCATATTAACATCAGGATGGATCATGTAAAACTTTGGTGTAACTTTAACATCAGGTTGTGTTTTATAAAAAGTACAGACAACTTTTATCCTCAGGTACTGTATATTATACATTTTGTCCCTTGATTGAGACAAAATTGAACATGTCAATTTGTTTGATCTTGCTCAGTCATcataaaatggtcaaaaaaactCCCAAACTATGTGACATAATTAAGTGCAGTTTAGTTGTTGCAGTAAAATGTACATAATTATTTCTTATAGAACCTAAAAATAGATTGTCCAACAAATTACTGCAGATCAGAACCACTCGGTGTTGTCAGGGTAGAGTCTGAAATATTTGGAGGTGTGTTTCAGTTAAGTGTTGAGGGAGGATGGCGGCAGGATAATTCCTAGTTTCACTCTTGCTTGAAATGTGCAATTATGGTTGTTTCTCATGAAAATATGCATACAACCTAGCCCCAACAGTGTAATGTTACATGTGGTGTATCATCATATTCTGTCATTTGAATGTTGGTATTTGTATGGATATGTGCTGATGTGATCAATCCACAGAAAGTTGATAACTGGCAGACTGGATGCTCATGGAGCCTGAGCCAATCAAGAGAGCTGTCAAAGAGGCTTTTCATCAGGCCCCGCAGGAAGCTGGACAGAAGTGTCCCCGATGGGGACTCTTCAGCCTGGCAGACATACAGGCGGGCAGAGCTGGGTGAGCGCCTTGGCACCGGCAGTGGAGCCAGCATTCTGGTGGAGCAGTGGCTGGCACCAGCAGCAGGCTGGCCTCTCCAGTGGCAAAGAGggagatcacacacacacacactctgccacaCTCCTGCTGAGGAGCAAACGGAGGCTGGCAGGGAGGGCTGCTCTTGAAAAGCTGCCGTTGTCTGGAGATGGCTTTCATGTGAATAGGGGCCTTAATAGGCGTTGTGTGACGGCTCTCGTTGCACGCTGGGCACCGAGTGATCCTCTTCTGTTGGGTTTTTAATTAATAAGCAATGTTTGAAGGCCACAATGCACTTGGAGGGACAACACAGTGACTCCTTGGTGGCcttgatgctgtttgtttttgagtcGTACTCAAACTCCCACTGAGGTGACCACATAAGCAGGGAGGTGCTGACATCTTTCATAAACTATTTTCACTCATggttaaaaaacaataaaaaaaaaacacttagaTCTACCAGAGTGCTGTGGCTCACAGTTCTGATACTGGAGTGTAGAGTCATGGTAAAAGTATGTCAACGCTACCTTTTCTCAAGCTGGAAAACAAATGTCACTAGGTAAAAATAGTCATACGTTCATGTAAACTTGTCAGAAGTcgataaacaaaaaatatctcaCGAAAGACTCAATAGTTTCCCCTTTTCCTTAATGTTTTAGTACAAATGCTTGACAAAATTGTTGAAGGTTTGGTTAGATATGCAGTCTGAACACTGTTTGATTTGATAGCAATGCTGTCATATGTAGAACTTATTCTTAAGACTTAATGCAACAGTGTCAAGCCAATCTTCACACCAGTCAAAAGATACGCTTCAGTCTTAACCAGCAGAAAAATAAGTGCCATTATAATAACAGTAGCTGTAAGGACAGAACCTAACCAGTACTATAGGCAACAGATGCATCAAAAtcttacaaaacattttcacagtgtcAACCTAGGCTCTGCTCAAATGATGCCATCCCAATTTACCACAACATTTAGAAAGTACAGATGTGACCCATGAGGACAGATGACATTAGTCTCTTAAATTGACTAAGGGCGCCACCTGGTGGATTATAAGGGTGTCCGCACCTTAAATGCTCAACGTACTACTTGAAATGTAAAGGTAATCCATTGACCCTTAAAAGAACTAAAAGAGTTAGACATGaaacaaaacccaaaacacAGGGAAAGAAATGTTCATCCTTAGGAAAGAAAGGAGTTTGATCATGTAGTTTGTAGCTGCATGGTTTGACAAAACTACTTGGTCCTAGAGACCAGACATTGTTCCAATATGCGGAGGGAAACATTCAATAGAGAAAACTGTGTCTTAATTCACTACTCAAATGTCAACTGTTTGAGAGTGGATGTAATCTTGTGTttataatgtgttttgtgtccATTTAGTTTGTGGAACCATGTTGAATCCAGGGATATTGTCTGTGGTCAACTTTATGTGTCTCAAAGGAAACCCCAAGTGATAAAGATGCAGCAAGGAAACACTTGAGTTATTAGGACAAAGGGTAGTAGGACATCTTACAGCAAAGATCATTTTAATGGTCCCAAATATTCTGAACAACTAAGTGTACACTcatgtaaaaggaaaaaaatgagaagatATGACAAAATTCATCACATCTAGAATTCCACTCAATCTTTAATCAAGACGGGATTACAAATTCTCCAAAAAATCTGCAGTTTCAAAGGGCAAAAAGGGTAAAACTAGCTCACCTACTGAGGTCTTTAAAAACCTGTTCAAGTGTGACTGAAAACGTCCTGAACATTTAAAGGCAGgtcttttttgttgtcatttacaaaaaacaggagaaagatTGAGAgacaaatagagaaaaaaaaagaaaatcatgaaGAAACTGCTGGCTTTTTTCTCGTAAGAGAAAGAACGTCCGCTGAGGAACGACgacactgatgacatcatcaaacGACAACAAGGACAGCTCTTTGCCACATGCTGCCTCCCGTCTGGTCCTATATACtaacttaaaaaaaagggggggaggggggacaaaaagcaacagacaaaagagagggagaaagagcagaggagaaaagaagtaGAAAGGAACAGGGAGGAAGTGGATTCTGAGGAGGGGATGGGGTGCGAGTTGTGGTTCTGGGTCTGAATTGGCCGACCCATCTGGGCCGCTGTGATGTCCTTCCCTGagtggggggcgggggggcagTGGGTTATGGTCCGAGCCCGCGAGCTCTCTGGGATTTCAGtctgcttgtatgtgtgtttttgtatgtggtCTTTTCCTCCAGTTGCGAAATAACCAAACTCCAACATGTTTCATACTGTCCGAGTCTGCTGAAGATCTTTTGAGTGTGATCTTTTCCCCCCAACTTTCACTCGTCTGTCCCACTTTTCAGacgttttttttcttttttttcgcTCCTGGTCTCCTGATTGGCACTTGTATGAACGAGTCTGGACTAGTCTGAGGAGGCTTTCGAATCCGTTCACAGTCTGCTCCTCTGTGGGTCACCCGCTGACAGAGAGGGGTggctttcattcattcaatttgTTTACAAGTTTGATCATTCCTGTGTAAAGTCTGTGCACTCAAACTGTCTGAGCGGAGCACAAGCTGAGACAGAGATGCTTCTTTAGGAGCTCAGTTTGGACTTCTTCGAAGGTGGCAGAGGCTCCTCTTTACTCTccccatcatcctcctcctcttcatcctcatcgtcatcatcaGGATAGTCCACCAGTCCCACTAATCCTCCCTACAGAAGACAAGGCACATGACACATTTATTCGTCCTGATCAATTATTCACCTGAAAAATTATTTGATTGGGATCATACTATCAGCCACCTGTCTGCTATGATATGCAAGATACATATTTAGCAAATAACTGAGCAGTCATGTTATGTTTTAAAGCTTAACTTCAAAGTCCCTTCATAACTCTACAACTCAAGTCTCCACAATCGGTTCTGGGAAAATtttcaacatgaaaaacactgttACTGCTCAGCCAACTGTCCTGAATTGTCTCTGAACTGTTTCATCTTCATTAATTTTGAGATTCTTATCATTCTCTTGTATGGATCTCTCTTGTGCATCATTCTCATTAtatcttcattttcttcctttttgtgcacagtgatGTTGCAATCTTTGCTAAATTCACTCGATCTCTCAACCACTCGCCTTTCCTCGTGCCATTCTTagtgtctctccctctgtttttccctGGTTTAAATAAAGCTAACAAGTACAAAATCAGCACAGCCCAATGGCACACTGGTTGTGATGACCATTCTAATACACAACAAGGATTGTGGGAGTTGTGTGAAAACTGACAGCCTATGTGTGAAGTTCATAGTTAAAGCTCAATTTACACCAAATTCATCCTCCATTTAAGTAGTGTTGGAAACAGAACAAACATTGTACAAGATCACTTTTTGTCTCGGTCTCTTAATAAGCAGCAGGCTAACACTGCAGATGAGTGAACTTTCCTCACAGACCTTAACAattaacatgctgacatttacCTTTGTGGTTACAGTTGTGGTGGAGGGTGAGCTCCGTGCCCCTGAGCCTGGAGACCCCGGTGATCCCGGAGAGCCTGGATTCAGTGAGGCAGATGAAGGGGGGCTGGATAGACTGGTTTTAGTGGAGCCAGAAAAGGAGAGTTTGAAGCTGGGGTTCTGTCTGCCTGACAAGCTGGACTTCCCCAATActtctttgtcctctgtgtctttcaCTGGGGGCAGAGGGATAGGTGGACAGGAAATAGTCATTCTCTTCATTTATGTTCTATACGTCCTTTCATTTATGGAATAAACAAAATTTACCCTCTGGAAACACAACTTACTTGCCTTGTCTCTTTCTCCATGAAATCTCAATGTAAATGTAACGGCACAGACAACAACTCTTCTCCAACAGTATTCTATTCTCAGTAATTTTCAAGAAGTTCTTCCCTTTCCACTTTCATTAATGACTCTCATATATGTCCAAGCTCACATCCATCCAAAAGTAATTCAGAATCCCCATACATCACATGCAGAGgtgtcattttcaaacaatCAGCCATCTACCACCACTGAtataacacaaaaacatcctGTCCTCTAGCAACTACTGTAACCACAACATGTGCTTCTCTCCAACCACAGTTTCacccaaaaatatatataaaatactgcTTTACgaacatttctttctctccatgaACTTGCTTATAGGTTCCATGAGGTCTTCCTCACTCTTCATCTTGTCAGAGGGAGGAACCACTGCCTCACCGTCCTCCAGGTCATCCTCATCTGTGTTGAACCAcatctcctcttcatcctccagcGTCCGTGCATCACGACGGAAACGATGATTCCTCAGAATGGATCGCATGCTGCAGAAGATAATTCACAGCATAGTGGttaacatcaaaaacacacatatattcatatataacGTTTCTTAAACCAGCTTCTCTGCACTTCATAACTAGAGCGACAACTAAACTCACACCACTTCATGTCCAGTCAATTCCATTAGCGTTTCTCCCATCTTGGGAAGCAAATATAACATCGTGGGCAATCTCTTAATCCTGAATTTAACCATTTCCACTTAAACAATACAGCGTATTTCTACAGATACTGGTTAAGTATAAAATAAACTGGCTTCACTTATAGTAGAATTTGACTATTTCACTTCTATGTCAATAAGGGGTAAAGCGGTTGTTAGAAAATGGtctgaaaacacaggagaaCATTGACCAATGTTATGGCAAATTCTGTGAACTCATGCACAAAGAAAAGGATAAATACTGTCAAGTTAAAGAAGTTGGGGTAAATAAATGTCCTAGAGGAAAGCAGCCTTATTGGAATGATGACTAACAGGTGACAGTTCAGCTGAGAATTAAATTCAAGATCAAGACGGAATTGCATCCTGAAGGGTTattcagagagaagagaaaatcagAATACAGTATTAGAGATCGATAGGACCTCAAAAGAGCAAGTTGATTCCAATGGAGATTTTAATGGAAAATGGTGAATCTTCTTTTGAGACTAATCAGAtattaaaatggaaaatcacTTTATGCATTAAATCGTTCCTCTTTGACGATCACATTTTACACAATATATGTGCAGTAAAATATGAGCTTGAAAATGAGTAGAAAGTCTGTCAAAATTGTATGCTCAATGATGAAATCACTTTTGAGGAGGTGCAGAATGTGGTAGATAAAGCTAAGGCAAATAAAGCTGTGGGTGTAGAGTCAACTGGTAGAACTCTGGGGTCAGTGATGAATAAACATAGAACAATATataaaatttaattcaaaaagaACCCAAAGATCTTTGTGCGCTCAGTTAAGAACTGGTACATTACCTCTGGGAATTGATGTGAGTAGATATAAAGGAACACCAGAAGATCaacatttatgtgtttttttgtaatctTGGGTTATGgagattaatttaattttgtattttactgcCCTCTGTCTTTTGatctgagaaaatgtttgtttgataaGGTTCAACTGAAGAACCCTGACTTGTTTTGGCTGTCTGATGCAGTTATGTTAAATTGCCATTTTAAGGTAGAAACCTTTGCATTGGCAACATTCAAAGAAGATGCTTGGCAGCTGAGACAAAAGATTCTGTATCCAGTGTGAATTTATGGAAATGTcaatttttatttgtcatgtaGCCATCATGGTAATTGTTCAGTGTCTTCTGAGTCCATATGGGCTGGGCAGCAGAAAGGTGCCAAgacacttaaataaaataatcaatcaaCATAGTGGTGGATTATAAGTGAATGCAAATTGGTCATAAATTTACTGTATCAATAGTGTTTTTAATATACTGTAGGGTAATGTAACTTTTGTTTGTCAAGTTGGCctttataaataaaatcctgcatattatttaattaatagATCGGAGTCTTAAGATGAttgttggtctttgtgtttatttaatgcACATATACAGTGTGTAATCTACACACATGTACTGTCTGGTCTCATTATTGCTCTATGTACCATGACTGAACACAGGAGGTACAATGTAGGTATTTCAACAATAAACCACAAGCATATGAAACCTTTCAGTGatctcaacaaaaaaaaacaccctttGACCTGCCATTATATGAAAAGGTCCTACACAACTG from Lates calcarifer isolate ASB-BC8 linkage group LG7_1, TLL_Latcal_v3, whole genome shotgun sequence carries:
- the LOC108883110 gene encoding uncharacterized protein LOC108883110, which encodes MWHTCGFRKRGCENTRTKSTFMPPLHHHHHLPTPPPGRGVAADNDLCFPGTKYSLCPPESPFPLHPPRFNGGDWPCSAQHGPPLRVINHRVKRWSSASPTPSLLEVERGGRPTGTPGSPNDAPGQHPSVANEKSGVEKSHHPSHLVYIKAEPGPMAPAAGLSDGFDGGSVSCGVGVRAVPGGVCGQRADWESRRGGDRDEGRVSRQEAHPFNVGTTLGTDLKTTRARVRQEIYRQHLFSTTYSDY